A region of Oreochromis niloticus isolate F11D_XX unplaced genomic scaffold, O_niloticus_UMD_NMBU tig00001486_pilon, whole genome shotgun sequence DNA encodes the following proteins:
- the LOC100692127 gene encoding putative nuclease HARBI1, whose product MSVTVARLSAGFPNVIGAIDCTHIAIKAPPGPNEGDFVNRKGVHSINVQMVCDSMCHITNVEAKWPGSVHDSRIFRESGLCTLFERGAYDGILLGDRGYACRRYFLTPFPDPNPGPQTRYNAALARTRACIEMTFGQLKERFQCLKGLRVAPDRACDIIVACAVLHNIATIRLERAPVVEVQPVDDLQPVHLDQPSGRAARDRIVQNNFAY is encoded by the exons ATGTCTGTAACTGTAGCGCGATTGTCCGCAGGCTTCCCCAATGTGATTGGTGCCATAGACTGCACACACATTGCAATCAAGGCCCCCCCAGGCCCCAATGAGGGGGATTTTGTCAACCGAAAGGGGGTCCACAGTATAAATGTGCAG ATGGTGTGTGACTCCATGTGCCACATCACCAATGTGGAAGCCAAATGGCCAGGATCAGTGCATGACTCAAGAATCTTCAGAGAGTCAGGGTTATGCACATTATTTGAGCGTG GGGCCTATGATGGGATTCTTCTTGGAGACAGGGGTTATGCATGCAGGCGGTACTTCCTGACACCGTTCCCTGACCCCAACCCTGGGCCACAGACCCGCTACAATGCAGCTTTAGCCAGGACAAGGGCATGCATTGAAATGACCTTTGGGCAATTAAAGGAGAGATTTCAGTGTCTGAAAGGTCTGAGGGTTGCACCTGACAGGGCATGTGACATTATTGTTGCATGTGCTGTACTGCACAACATTGCCACCATTAGACTGGAGAGGGCCCCTGTGGTGGAGGTGCAGCCTGTTGATGACCTCCAGCCAGTGCACCTGGACCAACCCAGTGGCAGAGCTGCACGGGACAGAATTGTGCAAAACAATTTCGCATATTAA